A single region of the Glycine max cultivar Williams 82 chromosome 20, Glycine_max_v4.0, whole genome shotgun sequence genome encodes:
- the LOC100786154 gene encoding serine/threonine-protein kinase D6PKL2, translating into MHSSAEEDSDNSATTATASTEWTFSAKSHAPSSDPSWDAIQRGGGATLALGDLRFVQRVGSGDIGSVYLVELKGSSGCLFAAKVMDKKELVARNKDTRAKVEREILQMVDHPFLPTLYASLDSPRWSCLLTEFCPGGDLHVLRQRQPDKRFHLAAVRFYASEVVVALEYLHMMGIIYRDLKPENVLIRSDGHIMLTDFDLSLKGDDTASTAQMVFDEDPPSNTCSKEHSRKQCTPTMSSCMLPNCIVPSVPCFHPKRGRSKRFSRCGSLEIIAEPIEIRSTSFVGTHEYLAPEVISGEGHGNAVDWWTLGVFIFEMFYGITPFKGLENELTLANIVARALEFPKEPMIPGPARDLISQLLVKDSTMRLGSTMGALAIKHHPFFNGVNWPLLRCATPPYIPSSDKCKELLPLYNCTNNAIDFY; encoded by the exons ATGCACTCCTCCGCCGAGGAAGACTCCGACAACTCCGCCACAACCGCCACCGCCAGCACGGAGTGGACGTTCTCCGCCAAGTCCCACGCACCCTCCTCGGACCCCTCCTGGGACGCCATACAGCGCGGCGGCGGCGCCACCCTGGCACTCGGCGACCTCCGGTTCGTGCAGCGCGTGGGGAGTGGCGACATCGGAAGCGTCTACTTGGTGGAGCTCAAGGGCTCCAGCGGGTGCCTCTTCGCGGCGAAGGTGATGGACAAGAAGGAACTCGTGGCCAGGAACAAAGACACGAGGGCAAAggttgagagagagatattgCAAATGGTGGATCATCCTTTTTTGCCCACTCTTTATGCTTCTCTCGATTCGCCGCGCTGGTCTTGCCTCCTCACCGAGTTCTGCCCCGGCGGCGACCTCCACGTCCTCCGCCAGCGCCAGCCCGATAAACGCTTCCACCTCGCCGCCGTCAG GTTCTATGCATCTGAAGTTGTGGTTGCGTTGGAGTACCTACACATGATGGGGATAATATACCGTGATTTGAAGCCTGAAAACGTGCTCATAAGATCAGACGGTCACATTATGCTAACAGACTTTGACCTCTCATTAAAAGGTGACGATACCGCATCAACGGCTCAGATGGTGTTTGATGAAGATCCACCCAGCAACACCTGTTCTAAGGAACATTCGAGGAAGCAATGCACTCCCACCATGTCATCATGCATGCTGCCCAATTGCATCGTGCCATCTGTCCCATGCTTCCACCCAAAACGGGGTCGTAGCAAGAGGTTCTCTCGTTGTGGGTCCCTTGAGATCATAGCTGAGCCAATAGAAATTCGATCAACGTCGTTCGTTGGGACCCACGAGTACTTGGCGCCAGAAGTGATTTCGGGGGAGGGTCATGGTAATGCTGTTGATTGGTGGACCTTGGGAGTGTTCATTTTTGAAATGTTCTATGGGATCACACCCTTTAAAGGGCTTGAGAATGAGTTAACCCTAGCTAACATTGTAGCTCGAGCCCTTGAGTTCCCTAAGGAGCCAATGATCCCTGGACCAGCCAGGGATTTGATCTCACAACTTTTGGTCAAGGACTCAACAATGAGACTAGGGTCTACAATGGGTGCCCTGGCAATTAAGCACCATCCATTTTTCAATGGCGTCAATTGGCCATTGTTGAGGTGTGCTACCCCTCCTTACATCCCTTCATCAGACAAGTGCAAGGAGTTGCTTCCTCTCTATAATTGCACAAACAATGCTATAGACTTCTATTAG